One genomic window of Candidatus Nitrospira inopinata includes the following:
- a CDS encoding Ni/Fe hydrogenase subunit alpha, producing the protein MSEESPVSQPANSTRTIAIGTIARVEGEGALRVTVKQGAVHDVELKIFEPPRFFEAFLQGRHYEEVPDIVARICGICPVAYQMSAVHAIERIFGLRVEGPLRDLRRLLYCGEWIESHALHVYLLHAPDFLGYESGIAMAKDHAAAVTRGLRIKKAGNALMTLLGGRSVHPVSVKVGGFSRVPSRRELEGLRDELLWARDAAIDTIRWVASFSYPDFVPDYTFVALRHDREYPFNEGRIVSSHGLDITADEFERHCEEQQAPYSTALHCRLHGAPYQVGPLARVNLNCDRLPPAVMEVWADVGLSLPLRNPFQGIVARSVEMLYALEEALRLIDLYEPPPVSSLPVTVKAGVGMACTEAPRGILCHRYRIDQHGVIREAKIVPPTSQNQGRIEEDLRLFLPRLLTESDDAIALACEKVIRCYDPCISCATHFLKLELQRDL; encoded by the coding sequence ATGAGCGAAGAGAGCCCTGTTTCCCAGCCGGCGAACAGCACCAGAACGATCGCCATCGGCACGATTGCCCGCGTCGAAGGGGAAGGAGCGCTCCGGGTCACGGTGAAACAGGGTGCCGTGCACGATGTCGAACTCAAGATCTTTGAGCCGCCTCGGTTCTTCGAGGCCTTTTTGCAAGGCCGGCATTATGAGGAAGTGCCGGACATTGTCGCCAGAATCTGTGGGATCTGTCCGGTCGCCTACCAAATGAGCGCCGTCCACGCGATCGAGCGGATCTTCGGCCTGCGCGTCGAAGGGCCGCTGCGGGATCTCCGGCGGCTCCTCTATTGCGGCGAATGGATCGAAAGCCACGCCTTGCACGTGTATCTTTTACACGCGCCGGATTTTCTGGGTTATGAGAGCGGCATCGCAATGGCGAAAGATCACGCGGCCGCCGTGACGAGGGGCTTGCGGATCAAGAAGGCGGGCAACGCCCTCATGACGCTGTTGGGCGGCCGCTCCGTGCACCCTGTGTCGGTGAAGGTCGGCGGGTTTTCTCGTGTTCCGAGCCGACGTGAATTGGAAGGGCTCAGAGACGAGCTGTTGTGGGCCCGCGACGCGGCGATCGACACGATCCGGTGGGTCGCCTCGTTTTCGTATCCGGATTTTGTTCCCGACTACACCTTCGTTGCGCTGCGTCATGACCGCGAATATCCGTTTAATGAGGGACGGATCGTCTCGTCCCACGGCCTTGATATTACCGCCGACGAGTTCGAGCGGCATTGTGAAGAACAGCAGGCGCCCTATTCCACCGCGCTCCATTGCAGGCTGCACGGCGCTCCCTATCAGGTCGGCCCCCTGGCCCGCGTGAATCTCAATTGTGATCGGTTGCCTCCAGCGGTAATGGAGGTATGGGCGGACGTCGGGCTGTCGTTGCCGCTTCGCAATCCCTTTCAAGGAATTGTCGCCCGTTCCGTGGAGATGCTCTACGCGCTGGAGGAGGCCCTACGGCTGATCGATTTGTATGAGCCACCGCCAGTTTCCTCGTTGCCGGTCACGGTGAAGGCCGGCGTGGGGATGGCCTGCACCGAGGCGCCACGCGGGATTCTCTGCCACCGCTATCGAATCGATCAGCACGGTGTAATCCGTGAGGCTAAGATCGTTCCCCCCACGTCGCAAAACCAAGGGAGAATCGAAGAGGACCTGCGGCTGTTCCTCCCTCGTCTGTTGACTGAATCGGATGACGCGATCGCTCTGGCCTGCGAGAAGGTAATCCGTTGCTATGATCCCTGTATCTCCTGCGCGACCCACTTCTTGAAGCTTGAGCTTCAGCGTGATCTCTGA
- a CDS encoding hydrogenase maturation protease: MMTEALRNDAMPHDVGRSCRLSDRTSVRIIGLGNEWRGDDAAGLVAARRLREKIGKGAQVIEAQQAGTDLLDLMDGALVVLLIDAVSSGKPPGTIHRLDASTGPIARNLTCRSTHGVGVAETIELGRTLGRLPERVIIYGIEVAETGWGPSLSQPVEEAVGHVVARITQEVEESQCTSSTS; encoded by the coding sequence ATGATGACCGAAGCTCTTCGCAATGATGCCATGCCGCACGACGTCGGGCGTTCCTGCCGACTGTCAGACAGAACGAGCGTACGCATCATCGGCCTCGGCAACGAGTGGCGCGGCGACGATGCCGCAGGCCTTGTGGCGGCGCGTCGGCTCCGCGAGAAGATCGGCAAAGGGGCTCAGGTCATCGAGGCTCAACAGGCGGGAACAGACCTGCTCGATCTGATGGACGGCGCGCTGGTTGTTCTGCTCATCGACGCGGTGTCCAGCGGGAAGCCTCCAGGGACAATCCATCGCTTGGATGCCTCGACCGGCCCGATTGCGCGGAACCTGACCTGTCGATCGACCCATGGTGTTGGCGTGGCGGAGACGATTGAGTTGGGCAGGACCTTGGGGCGGCTGCCCGAGAGGGTGATCATCTATGGGATCGAAGTGGCCGAGACAGGATGGGGACCATCCCTGTCGCAACCGGTCGAAGAGGCGGTGGGGCACGTAGTTGCGCGGATCACACAAGAAGTCGAGGAATCTCAGTGCACGAGCTCCACCTCATGA
- a CDS encoding HypC/HybG/HupF family hydrogenase formation chaperone yields MCLAVPGQVLQIADDPLRTATVSFGGVTKTVSLALVPDATVGDYVMVHVGFAISRLNEEEARRTLEAYAELAAMEVKDRVEGEEQ; encoded by the coding sequence ATGTGTCTTGCGGTTCCCGGACAGGTCTTGCAGATCGCCGATGATCCGCTCCGCACCGCCACGGTCTCATTCGGCGGCGTGACGAAAACCGTCTCATTGGCGCTCGTGCCTGATGCCACCGTCGGCGATTACGTGATGGTGCACGTCGGCTTCGCGATCAGCAGGCTCAATGAAGAAGAGGCCAGGCGGACGTTGGAGGCCTATGCCGAGCTGGCAGCGATGGAAGTGAAAGACAGAGTGGAAGGGGAAGAGCAGTAA
- a CDS encoding hydrogenase maturation nickel metallochaperone HypA yields MKQVVKAVEAGLASSPGAKPLTVRLKVRLGSHMMEHEPSTIQTSFELAARGTRLEGATVEIRPFDGKGWCPRCRWDGTLEGAALCPRCGGTMLQGQEAPEVVVHEVVVEE; encoded by the coding sequence ATGAAACAGGTCGTGAAGGCCGTGGAAGCAGGGTTGGCGAGTAGCCCTGGAGCCAAGCCCTTGACGGTGCGGCTCAAGGTGCGTCTCGGTTCCCATATGATGGAACATGAGCCCTCCACCATTCAGACATCGTTTGAATTGGCGGCACGAGGCACGAGGCTTGAGGGGGCGACGGTAGAAATAAGGCCATTTGATGGAAAGGGCTGGTGCCCTCGTTGCCGCTGGGATGGAACCCTTGAAGGGGCGGCCCTCTGCCCCCGCTGCGGTGGAACAATGCTCCAGGGGCAGGAGGCTCCGGAGGTGGTGGTGCACGAGGTCGTGGTTGAGGAATGA
- the hypF gene encoding carbamoyltransferase HypF has protein sequence MARNKATRRRVRRIRIEVEGTVQGVGFRPFVYRLARELDLGGWVRNTTNGLVIETEGPAASIEQFRHRLLTDAPVSALVETLTYREMSPCDQTNFSIHASEEDGHRALVIPPDLAVCAECLRELNDPSDRRFRYPFITCTQCGPRYSLLTDMPYDRRRTTMKDFPLCFACQAEYDAVGSRRFHAEPIACPACGPQVALWDEQGREIQRGEEALSHAGALLREGRIVAIKGLGGFQLWVDAGSDEAVRRLRVRKQRPDKPFAVLFPSLEGIRDHCLLSPDEEALLLSPQAPIVLVRRRCESKLAPAVSPGNPFIGALLPTTPLHHLLMQELRQPMVATSGNRSEEPIVTDEREAVRRLGGIADAFLVHDRPIARPVDDSVVRVGVEEGRRAGLDATMVLRRARGYAPRPIRVRGEANRTKETVLALGGHLKNTVALLQQDRLWMSQHLGDLSTLEADHAFRQVVEDLQLLLDVTPTLIACDLHPDYRSSIFARELASRLSVPVVPVQHHHAHVVSCMAEHGLDGPVLGIAWDGAGYGTDGVVWGGEFLIVTLDRFERFAHLRPFRLPGGEAAVKEPTRSAASLLWDLMGEQMPARRLPSWQVTAMERERLAALLTSNVVSPWTTSMGRLFDAIASLTGLCHHPSFEGQAAMAVEYAAERGQACGETGAYSFEVVKTDAGENRLMVDWRPMVSEVVRDLQQGVSPERIAARFHSGLVDAMVHVARAAGLPRVVLTGGCFQNGLLLSLARQGLEKADLTVYRHRLVPPNDGGLSVGQAVVAACQVRDGHRERKG, from the coding sequence GTGGCCAGGAACAAGGCGACGAGGCGGCGGGTTCGGCGGATTCGGATTGAGGTGGAGGGAACGGTGCAGGGGGTGGGGTTTCGTCCCTTTGTCTATCGTCTGGCCCGCGAGTTGGATCTGGGGGGGTGGGTCCGCAATACGACGAACGGTCTGGTGATAGAGACGGAAGGACCTGCGGCTTCTATCGAACAGTTTCGGCATCGCCTTCTGACCGACGCTCCTGTTTCGGCCTTGGTGGAGACCCTCACCTATCGAGAGATGTCTCCCTGTGATCAAACGAATTTTTCCATTCATGCCAGCGAAGAGGATGGCCACCGAGCTCTCGTGATCCCGCCGGATTTGGCCGTCTGCGCCGAGTGCTTGCGTGAACTCAACGATCCGTCCGATCGCCGGTTTCGCTATCCGTTTATCACCTGCACCCAGTGTGGTCCCCGCTATAGCCTTCTCACCGACATGCCCTATGACCGGCGCCGCACGACGATGAAGGATTTTCCACTCTGCTTCGCTTGCCAAGCCGAATACGACGCTGTCGGGAGTCGGCGTTTTCATGCCGAGCCGATCGCCTGCCCCGCTTGTGGACCCCAGGTGGCGTTGTGGGACGAGCAAGGCCGTGAGATCCAGCGTGGTGAAGAAGCGCTGAGTCATGCGGGAGCCTTGCTCCGAGAAGGGCGCATCGTCGCGATCAAGGGACTGGGCGGGTTTCAACTGTGGGTGGACGCCGGATCGGATGAGGCGGTGCGGCGACTGCGGGTGAGAAAACAGAGGCCGGACAAACCGTTCGCCGTGCTGTTCCCGTCGCTGGAGGGGATACGGGACCATTGTCTTCTGTCACCGGACGAGGAGGCACTGCTCCTCTCGCCGCAGGCGCCGATCGTCCTGGTCCGACGGCGGTGTGAGAGTAAGCTGGCACCGGCGGTGTCACCGGGCAATCCCTTTATAGGTGCCCTCTTGCCGACGACGCCCTTGCATCATCTGCTCATGCAGGAACTCCGACAACCGATGGTGGCGACCAGTGGCAACCGGTCGGAGGAGCCGATCGTGACCGACGAGCGAGAGGCGGTGAGACGACTGGGCGGGATTGCCGATGCGTTCCTGGTCCATGATCGGCCGATCGCAAGACCGGTCGATGACTCGGTGGTGCGGGTGGGTGTTGAGGAAGGGAGAAGAGCCGGACTCGATGCGACCATGGTCCTTCGCCGAGCCAGAGGCTATGCGCCGCGGCCCATCCGTGTAAGGGGGGAAGCCAATCGGACAAAGGAAACGGTGCTTGCCCTTGGCGGGCATCTCAAAAATACGGTGGCCTTGCTCCAACAGGATCGCCTGTGGATGAGCCAACACCTTGGCGATCTCTCAACCCTGGAGGCGGACCATGCCTTCCGGCAAGTGGTCGAGGATCTTCAACTGTTGCTGGACGTCACTCCCACACTCATTGCCTGTGATCTCCATCCCGATTATCGCTCGTCAATCTTCGCCCGTGAGCTGGCGTCGCGGCTGTCCGTGCCGGTGGTTCCCGTTCAGCACCACCATGCCCACGTGGTGTCCTGCATGGCGGAGCACGGACTGGATGGTCCGGTCTTGGGCATCGCCTGGGATGGAGCGGGGTATGGAACGGACGGGGTCGTGTGGGGTGGGGAATTCCTGATCGTCACGCTCGACAGGTTTGAGCGGTTTGCTCATCTCCGACCCTTTCGACTGCCGGGAGGAGAGGCGGCCGTGAAGGAGCCGACACGATCCGCTGCTTCGTTGTTGTGGGACCTGATGGGTGAACAGATGCCGGCTCGCCGGCTCCCCTCATGGCAGGTGACGGCTATGGAGCGTGAACGGCTGGCAGCTCTGCTTACATCCAATGTCGTCTCACCCTGGACGACGAGTATGGGGCGGCTGTTCGATGCCATCGCTTCGCTGACCGGTCTGTGCCACCATCCTTCCTTTGAGGGCCAGGCGGCGATGGCGGTCGAATATGCGGCGGAACGGGGGCAAGCATGCGGAGAGACGGGGGCCTATTCTTTCGAAGTTGTAAAGACCGATGCGGGCGAGAACCGCCTAATGGTTGATTGGCGTCCCATGGTGAGTGAGGTGGTACGGGATCTTCAGCAGGGGGTGAGTCCCGAACGGATTGCGGCTCGATTTCATAGCGGATTGGTCGATGCCATGGTGCACGTTGCACGAGCAGCGGGGCTCCCTCGTGTTGTCCTGACCGGCGGCTGCTTTCAGAACGGGCTGTTGCTGTCCTTGGCCCGACAGGGGTTAGAAAAAGCCGATTTGACGGTCTATCGCCATCGACTGGTGCCGCCCAACGATGGGGGGTTGTCGGTGGGGCAGGCGGTGGTCGCTGCCTGTCAGGTTCGTGATGGGCATCGTGAACGAAAGGGGTAA
- a CDS encoding 4Fe-4S dicluster domain-containing protein, whose amino-acid sequence MSSSDHGAFPSADLKRLLDLLGAQGHRVVGPTLRDGAVVWDTIARVSDLPIGWRDHQEPGRYRLEQTGTGEIFGIVHGPQSLKPFAFAPREPLLQIERTNGGLSIYPRLPKPEKIALLGARPCDVAGLAIQDQIFLRGPYRDSPYASRREGLFVIAVNCTRVLPTCFCSSMKTGPRAQNGFDLALTELDDVLLIEAGSEAGKAVLTELPVSPASETLLAEASKRIGACAESQGRLQEQAALPQALYDAYDHPRWDDVAARCLACTNCTMVCPTCFCHTIEDAPTLDGQHTERTRLWDSCFTHEHGYIHGKNIRPMIKDRYRMWLTHKFAAWHDQFGMSGCVGCGRCITWCPVGIDVREELSALLASDGRSAARRSDNP is encoded by the coding sequence ATGTCCTCAAGCGACCACGGCGCCTTTCCGTCGGCCGATCTCAAACGTTTGCTCGATCTTCTGGGTGCCCAAGGGCACCGCGTCGTCGGCCCCACCCTGCGTGACGGAGCGGTGGTGTGGGACACCATCGCACGAGTTTCTGATCTGCCGATCGGTTGGCGAGACCACCAGGAACCGGGGCGGTATCGGTTGGAGCAGACCGGTACGGGCGAGATCTTCGGAATCGTCCATGGGCCCCAGTCGCTGAAACCCTTCGCTTTTGCCCCGCGCGAGCCGTTGCTTCAGATTGAACGTACGAACGGCGGATTGTCGATTTATCCTCGGCTTCCCAAGCCGGAAAAGATCGCTCTCTTGGGCGCTCGGCCCTGTGATGTGGCCGGGCTGGCTATCCAAGATCAGATCTTTTTGAGAGGACCCTATCGGGACTCCCCTTACGCCAGTCGGCGTGAAGGACTCTTCGTCATTGCGGTCAATTGCACGAGGGTCCTTCCGACCTGTTTCTGCTCGTCCATGAAGACGGGACCGCGTGCCCAAAACGGATTTGATCTTGCTCTGACGGAACTGGATGACGTCCTGTTGATCGAAGCGGGCAGCGAAGCCGGCAAGGCGGTTCTGACGGAATTGCCAGTGTCGCCGGCTTCCGAAACTCTGTTGGCCGAGGCGTCGAAGCGAATTGGCGCCTGCGCCGAAAGCCAAGGGCGCCTTCAAGAGCAGGCAGCCTTGCCACAGGCGCTCTACGACGCCTATGACCATCCACGGTGGGATGATGTCGCGGCCCGTTGTCTTGCCTGTACCAACTGCACGATGGTCTGCCCCACCTGCTTTTGCCACACGATCGAGGATGCACCGACTCTCGATGGGCAGCACACGGAGCGGACCAGACTGTGGGATTCCTGCTTTACCCACGAGCATGGCTATATCCACGGCAAGAACATCCGTCCGATGATCAAGGACCGGTACCGGATGTGGCTCACCCACAAGTTCGCGGCCTGGCATGACCAATTTGGCATGTCCGGTTGTGTCGGCTGCGGCCGCTGCATCACCTGGTGTCCGGTGGGGATCGATGTGAGAGAAGAACTCTCCGCCTTGCTGGCGTCCGATGGACGATCGGCGGCACGGAGGTCCGACAACCCATGA
- a CDS encoding NADH-quinone oxidoreductase subunit B family protein, translated as MKGQQKPKLGVFKFASCDGCQLSILNLEDELLLLGEALDIAYFPEASSRMDPGPYDIALVEGSITTEEDRERIKAVREQAKVLMTIGACATAGGIQALRNWADIESYKQVVYPRPDFVRTLATSTPIADHVKVDYELRGCPIDKDQLRRVITDLLAGVRPRIPTDSVCLECKRRGNVCVVVAKGMPCLGPVTSGGCGAICPSMGRDCYGCFGPAEGMVKGAGHPPNTSSLAKQFHDRLGLIPIEVVRRFRGINGAAASFRRESEAWAVEHTNSEGS; from the coding sequence ATGAAAGGACAGCAAAAGCCAAAATTGGGGGTTTTTAAGTTTGCCTCCTGCGACGGTTGCCAATTAAGCATCTTGAACCTCGAAGACGAATTGCTCCTCTTGGGGGAGGCGCTGGATATCGCCTACTTTCCGGAGGCGTCAAGCCGCATGGACCCAGGTCCCTACGACATCGCCCTGGTCGAGGGGTCGATCACGACTGAAGAGGATAGGGAGCGAATCAAGGCCGTGCGGGAGCAGGCCAAGGTTTTGATGACGATCGGCGCCTGCGCCACGGCTGGGGGCATTCAGGCCCTGCGCAACTGGGCCGACATTGAATCGTACAAACAGGTTGTTTATCCCAGGCCGGACTTCGTTCGGACGCTCGCCACCAGCACGCCGATTGCCGATCATGTGAAGGTCGATTACGAGCTGAGGGGCTGCCCGATTGATAAAGACCAGTTGCGGCGCGTCATCACCGATCTGTTGGCGGGAGTCCGGCCTCGCATCCCGACGGACAGTGTCTGTCTCGAGTGCAAACGGCGAGGAAACGTGTGCGTGGTGGTGGCCAAGGGGATGCCTTGTTTGGGACCGGTGACCAGCGGCGGGTGCGGCGCGATCTGTCCGAGCATGGGGCGAGACTGTTACGGTTGCTTCGGCCCGGCGGAGGGGATGGTGAAGGGAGCCGGTCACCCGCCCAATACCTCGTCGTTGGCCAAACAGTTCCACGACCGGCTTGGGCTGATCCCGATCGAAGTCGTGCGACGATTTCGTGGTATCAACGGCGCTGCGGCATCGTTCCGACGCGAGAGCGAAGCCTGGGCGGTTGAACATACGAACAGTGAGGGGTCATGA
- a CDS encoding CBS domain-containing protein: MGKWAEAQEGRGVPGLRREEAIQRERGVEMSGQEGGLIKDFMRRYLEVVPRDTTVSFAAERMGVRRVGCVLVESGEPGRGPIGIVTETDVVRKVIAAGTDPTVTMVDQVMNSPIITIASDRTMLDASHMMETNHIRHLCVVEGGEVAGLISVRDLVRSFVDTEGGPVSELDRVYRPLSVLMATDLATIGSEASVLEAARQMRDKRIGSLLTVEAGELVGIVTESDLIRKGAASNRDGGTIRVSSMMSSPLLSIDVNRTIRDASRVMAERGVRHLAVRENGKIVGVLSVRDLVKMVSVRDRPRFLGAKSRHS, encoded by the coding sequence ATGGGCAAATGGGCCGAGGCGCAAGAAGGCCGAGGCGTTCCCGGCTTGCGCCGGGAGGAGGCCATTCAACGGGAGCGAGGAGTGGAGATGAGTGGACAGGAAGGCGGACTCATTAAGGATTTCATGCGTCGCTATTTGGAGGTCGTTCCGCGGGACACGACCGTGTCGTTCGCGGCGGAACGGATGGGAGTCCGGCGCGTCGGTTGCGTCTTGGTCGAGTCCGGCGAGCCGGGTCGAGGACCGATCGGAATCGTGACGGAAACGGACGTGGTGCGGAAGGTGATCGCCGCGGGGACGGATCCCACGGTCACGATGGTGGATCAGGTGATGAATAGCCCCATCATCACGATCGCGAGCGATCGCACCATGTTGGACGCCAGTCATATGATGGAGACCAATCACATTCGCCACCTCTGCGTGGTGGAGGGAGGAGAAGTCGCCGGCTTGATCTCCGTGCGGGATCTGGTCCGATCATTCGTGGACACGGAGGGCGGTCCCGTAAGCGAACTGGATCGCGTCTATCGACCGCTCAGCGTCCTGATGGCCACCGACCTGGCGACGATCGGGAGCGAGGCGTCCGTGCTTGAAGCGGCTCGGCAGATGCGAGACAAACGCATCGGCTCCTTGTTGACGGTCGAGGCGGGAGAGCTGGTCGGGATCGTCACCGAGAGCGATTTGATTCGGAAGGGGGCGGCCTCGAATCGGGATGGAGGAACAATTCGTGTCAGCTCGATGATGAGCTCGCCGCTTCTGAGCATCGACGTCAACCGGACGATCCGTGATGCCAGCCGCGTGATGGCCGAGCGGGGCGTGCGCCACCTGGCCGTGAGGGAGAACGGCAAGATCGTCGGCGTGCTGTCGGTTCGGGATCTGGTCAAGATGGTCTCGGTGCGGGATCGGCCTCGGTTCCTTGGGGCGAAGTCCCGTCATTCTTAA
- a CDS encoding FAD/NAD(P)-binding protein: MINPHLIHAATIVEKMRETADIHTYRIRINDEAERRQYRFAAGQFNMVSLFGVGEVAISIVSDPDEPEYLDHTIRAVGRVTNAVARLQAGDVLGIRGPFGRGWPLDEARGHDLVIVTGGLGCAPVVGAIEYIFRRRNQYGAVKILHGVKTPEDLVFHERFERWGRQPDTEVLLTSDRPGKLWRYHVGVVTELFEMVSLDPVQTVVLMCGPEIMMRVGVPILLRRGLPATSVYVSLERHMECGIGLCGHCQMGPYFVCKDGPVMRYDRIESWLGRPGV, from the coding sequence ATGATCAATCCCCACCTGATTCATGCGGCGACGATTGTGGAGAAGATGCGGGAAACGGCCGACATCCACACCTATCGGATCCGGATCAACGATGAAGCCGAGCGGCGGCAATATCGATTCGCCGCCGGGCAGTTCAACATGGTCTCTCTGTTCGGGGTCGGCGAAGTGGCGATTTCCATCGTGTCGGACCCGGATGAGCCGGAGTATCTGGACCACACGATCAGGGCCGTGGGTCGGGTGACGAATGCCGTTGCACGGTTGCAGGCCGGCGATGTCTTGGGGATTCGCGGTCCGTTTGGGAGGGGCTGGCCGCTTGACGAAGCGCGGGGGCATGACCTTGTCATCGTGACCGGCGGCCTTGGGTGTGCGCCGGTGGTGGGCGCCATCGAATACATTTTCCGTAGGCGCAATCAGTACGGAGCCGTCAAGATCCTCCATGGAGTCAAGACGCCGGAAGATCTGGTCTTTCATGAACGGTTCGAACGGTGGGGGCGACAGCCCGACACGGAGGTGTTGTTGACGAGCGACCGGCCAGGGAAACTCTGGCGCTACCACGTGGGCGTGGTGACGGAGCTGTTCGAGATGGTGTCGTTAGATCCTGTCCAGACCGTCGTGTTGATGTGCGGACCGGAGATCATGATGCGGGTGGGCGTGCCGATTCTGCTTCGTCGGGGCTTGCCCGCGACGTCCGTGTATGTGTCGCTTGAGCGGCATATGGAATGTGGAATCGGTCTCTGCGGCCACTGTCAGATGGGGCCCTATTTTGTGTGCAAGGATGGACCGGTGATGCGATACGATCGGATCGAATCGTGGTTGGGGCGACCGGGGGTCTGA